One window from the genome of Pirellulales bacterium encodes:
- a CDS encoding aminotransferase class IV produces MRTPLAYQNGMFLPANQVSIPLTDAGFVLGVTISEQLRTFRGSLFRPAQHWRRLARSLEIAGMTSPLPLEEIDRAAEELAKYNYALLENGDDLGLAVAITPGTLPSFARAGQTGPTVNIHTFPLAFDRWSNAYRDGVRLRTTPYRQVSPANWPAELKCRSRMHYHLADQSAATAEQGARALLLDEFGQVNETSSANVLVVRGPRVISPPRARILRGISWEVTAELVTAAGWVFEDRPIELEELQAAEEVLLTSTPFGILPAVSCNGQAIGTGQPGPVFGELLGAWSELTGVDLASQAARMSKPENWQS; encoded by the coding sequence ATGCGCACTCCCCTGGCATATCAAAATGGCATGTTTTTGCCCGCAAACCAAGTCTCCATCCCCCTCACGGATGCCGGATTTGTCCTGGGCGTGACAATTAGCGAGCAACTGCGCACTTTTCGGGGAAGTTTGTTTCGACCGGCCCAGCATTGGCGGCGGCTGGCGCGCTCGTTGGAAATCGCGGGGATGACATCGCCACTCCCCCTGGAAGAAATCGACCGGGCCGCGGAGGAATTGGCCAAATATAATTACGCGCTCCTGGAAAACGGCGATGATCTGGGCTTGGCGGTGGCGATCACGCCGGGAACGCTGCCATCCTTTGCCCGCGCGGGGCAGACCGGGCCAACCGTCAATATCCACACGTTTCCCCTGGCATTTGACCGCTGGAGTAACGCCTACCGCGACGGCGTTCGCTTAAGAACCACTCCGTATCGCCAGGTTAGCCCCGCTAACTGGCCCGCCGAGTTAAAATGCCGCAGCCGGATGCATTACCATCTGGCGGATCAGTCCGCCGCAACCGCCGAGCAAGGCGCGCGGGCGTTGCTGCTCGACGAATTTGGCCAAGTCAATGAAACTTCCAGCGCAAATGTCCTGGTGGTGCGGGGACCGCGCGTCATTAGCCCCCCCCGAGCGCGAATCCTGCGGGGCATTTCCTGGGAAGTGACGGCGGAATTAGTCACCGCCGCAGGTTGGGTGTTTGAGGACCGGCCGATCGAGCTAGAGGAGTTGCAAGCCGCCGAGGAAGTGCTATTGACCAGCACTCCATTTGGAATATTGCCGGCGGTGAGCTGCAACGGACAGGCCATTGGCACAGGCCAGCCAGGCCCGGTCTTTGGAGAGTTGCTGGGGGCCTGGTCTGAATTAACCGGGGTGGATTTGGCCAGCCAGGCCGCGCGGATGAGCAAACCGGAGAACTGGCAAAGCTGA
- the fhcD gene encoding formylmethanofuran--tetrahydromethanopterin N-formyltransferase — translation MQLGSTWIDDTYAEAFRLRYARLIVTAADDYWLAAATRAVTGYACSIIACDAEAGPERRLPADQSPDGRPAVALLFFGFSTAALGAALVKRAGQCLMTCPSTAVYDGLPESAERIPLGQMLRFFGDGFQKSKQIASTRYWRIPVMDGEFLCVESVGVEKGIGGGNIIIQADQQATVLAAVRQAVQAVAELPGVITPFPGGAARSGSKVGSRYQKLRASTAEAFCPTLRGRVASRLHPAANHACEIVFDGVDETSVGRAMATALRAGALPDVVALSAGNYGGNLGKFHFHLRQLLAEYHP, via the coding sequence ATGCAGTTAGGCTCGACCTGGATCGACGACACTTACGCCGAAGCCTTTCGCCTGCGTTATGCCCGGCTGATTGTGACCGCCGCGGACGATTACTGGCTGGCAGCCGCCACGCGCGCCGTGACGGGTTACGCCTGTTCGATTATTGCCTGCGATGCGGAGGCTGGCCCGGAACGACGGCTCCCCGCCGACCAGTCGCCGGATGGCCGACCCGCGGTTGCCCTGCTCTTCTTTGGCTTTTCCACCGCCGCCCTGGGGGCAGCACTGGTTAAACGAGCCGGCCAGTGCCTGATGACCTGTCCCAGCACCGCCGTTTATGATGGCTTGCCCGAGAGCGCCGAACGCATCCCCCTGGGCCAGATGCTCCGTTTTTTTGGAGATGGATTTCAAAAAAGCAAGCAAATTGCCAGCACGCGCTATTGGCGGATCCCCGTCATGGATGGGGAATTCCTGTGCGTGGAGTCGGTCGGGGTGGAAAAAGGGATTGGCGGGGGAAACATTATTATCCAAGCCGACCAACAAGCGACGGTCCTGGCCGCCGTTCGCCAGGCGGTCCAGGCGGTAGCCGAGCTTCCGGGCGTGATCACTCCTTTTCCCGGCGGAGCCGCCCGTAGCGGCAGCAAGGTTGGTTCCAGGTATCAAAAGCTGCGGGCCAGCACGGCGGAGGCGTTTTGCCCGACGTTGCGCGGCAGGGTCGCTTCTCGGTTGCATCCCGCGGCCAACCACGCCTGTGAAATTGTGTTTGATGGGGTGGACGAAACCAGCGTGGGCCGGGCCATGGCCACGGCCCTGCGGGCGGGAGCCCTACCGGATGTGGTCGCCCTGAGTGCGGGAAATTACGGCGGGAACCTGGGCAAATTTCATTTTCATCTCCGTCAATTGCTGGCGGAATATCATCCCTAG
- a CDS encoding sigma-54 dependent transcriptional regulator, whose amino-acid sequence MAKRPARILVCSPAGLSLPREELQRVLRVEWVHAPSTTEALRLAADTPCDLIIATHAPPTFDALELLGQALASDPAQPVIILDETPSVPEATQCLRRGAADYLAFPVGEEDLVAAVERVLRDRRRDAENRLLRRQVERTYAGFSDIIGASPPMQKVFGTIERLTGSSVDVLILGPTGTGKELIARAIHRRSPRAAQPFVPIDCGAIPENLIESELFGHERGAFTGAEARRIGLLEFADGGTIFLDELGELPLPLQAKLLRALQERKIRRVGGREELDVDLRVIAATSRDLDAMIRQGQFRQDLYYRVNVVRIDLPPLCQRGDDLGLLAEYFLHKHARETGRMITGFSPEAYQVLKQYPWPGNIRELQNAIRRALALTQGNKIEVDDLPDEIVVAAGTRGEAVSDKPQGYFALRDQHVARYELQYLSDLLARHHGDVPAAAREAKLPRGTLYRLLKNHALEPEDFR is encoded by the coding sequence GTGGCCAAGCGACCGGCACGAATTTTGGTATGTTCTCCCGCGGGGCTGTCCCTGCCGCGCGAGGAATTGCAACGGGTACTCCGCGTCGAGTGGGTCCATGCCCCTAGCACCACGGAGGCGCTGCGTCTTGCGGCGGACACCCCCTGCGACTTGATCATTGCCACCCACGCGCCGCCAACTTTTGACGCGTTGGAATTACTGGGGCAAGCGCTGGCCAGCGACCCCGCGCAGCCGGTCATCATCTTGGATGAAACTCCCAGCGTTCCCGAGGCGACCCAATGCCTGCGGCGCGGGGCGGCGGATTATTTGGCTTTTCCCGTAGGGGAAGAGGATCTGGTCGCGGCGGTAGAACGCGTTCTGCGGGACCGCCGCCGTGATGCTGAAAACCGCTTATTGCGGCGCCAAGTCGAGCGTACGTATGCTGGTTTTTCCGACATTATCGGGGCCAGTCCCCCGATGCAAAAAGTATTTGGCACGATCGAACGGCTGACCGGCAGCTCGGTGGATGTGTTGATCCTCGGCCCCACGGGGACCGGCAAGGAACTGATCGCCCGCGCTATCCACCGCCGCAGCCCCCGCGCCGCGCAGCCCTTTGTGCCGATTGATTGCGGCGCCATTCCCGAAAACCTGATCGAAAGCGAGCTTTTTGGCCACGAACGGGGAGCGTTTACCGGCGCGGAGGCGCGGCGGATCGGGTTATTGGAATTTGCCGACGGCGGGACGATCTTTTTGGATGAATTGGGCGAGCTCCCCCTGCCGCTCCAGGCCAAGCTGTTACGCGCCTTGCAAGAGCGCAAGATTCGCCGCGTGGGAGGCCGGGAAGAGTTGGATGTGGACCTGCGGGTGATTGCCGCGACTTCCCGCGATTTGGATGCCATGATCCGGCAGGGACAATTTCGCCAGGATTTGTATTATCGGGTTAATGTCGTGCGGATTGACCTGCCCCCCTTGTGCCAGCGGGGGGATGACCTGGGTCTGTTGGCGGAGTACTTTTTACACAAACACGCCCGCGAGACAGGGCGGATGATCACCGGCTTTTCGCCCGAGGCCTATCAAGTGCTCAAGCAATATCCCTGGCCGGGCAATATCCGCGAATTGCAAAACGCCATTCGGCGAGCGCTGGCGTTGACGCAAGGGAACAAGATCGAGGTGGATGATTTGCCGGATGAGATTGTCGTGGCGGCGGGAACCCGGGGGGAGGCGGTCAGTGATAAGCCGCAGGGATATTTTGCCTTGCGGGACCAACATGTGGCCCGGTATGAGTTGCAATACTTAAGCGATCTGTTAGCGCGGCACCACGGGGATGTCCCCGCCGCCGCGCGCGAGGCCAAACTGCCCCGGGGAACTTTATATCGCCTTTTAAAAAATCATGCCCTCGAACCAGAGGATTTTCGCTAG
- a CDS encoding FIST N-terminal domain-containing protein: MPPAAFASASSTDPDLSRAISTVAGRLLEQLAQPAHLAMVFATPEYLPFLARVSGEFRRAFPQAVLLGCTAESLVATGKEIESGPALAAWVACLPATRVIPVHWQFTATPDGPRLTAQPPDWLPAQQDGGQLLILGEPYSFPADYLLEHLQKEAPRLPVHGGMASGGQGPGQNRLLFQDEILPSGAVGVWLAGGVRIRSVVSQGCRPIGRPWIITKAERNVIFELGGRPAMLQLREIFESLPEADRELLRSGLHVGLAMSEYRDEFRRGDFLVRGVVGADPKSGMIAIGDDARVGQTMQFHVRDAETASEDLRELLRPIALSAGRNAGALLFTCNGRGQRLFAEPHHDAQALARQWGELPLAGFFAAGEIGPVCGGNYLHGYTASAVLFEALEEASLQPGAK; this comes from the coding sequence ATGCCACCCGCCGCTTTTGCCTCCGCCAGCAGCACCGATCCCGACCTATCCCGCGCGATCTCGACGGTCGCGGGGCGGCTCTTAGAGCAACTAGCCCAACCCGCGCATTTAGCCATGGTCTTTGCCACTCCCGAATATCTGCCCTTTCTTGCGCGGGTAAGCGGGGAATTTCGCCGGGCTTTTCCCCAGGCGGTCTTGCTGGGTTGTACCGCCGAGTCACTGGTCGCCACCGGAAAAGAAATCGAATCGGGACCGGCGCTAGCAGCCTGGGTCGCCTGTTTACCCGCCACTCGGGTAATACCCGTGCACTGGCAATTTACGGCCACGCCCGACGGTCCCCGGTTAACCGCGCAACCGCCCGACTGGCTCCCCGCCCAGCAAGATGGCGGCCAATTGTTAATCTTGGGCGAGCCTTACAGTTTTCCGGCGGATTACTTGCTGGAACACCTACAAAAAGAGGCGCCGCGTTTGCCTGTGCATGGCGGTATGGCAAGCGGGGGGCAGGGGCCCGGGCAAAATCGTTTGCTCTTTCAAGATGAAATCCTGCCTAGCGGGGCGGTCGGCGTCTGGTTGGCCGGGGGAGTGCGCATCCGCAGCGTCGTCTCCCAAGGTTGCCGACCAATTGGCCGTCCCTGGATCATTACCAAAGCCGAGCGAAATGTCATCTTTGAACTGGGGGGGCGCCCCGCCATGCTACAGTTGCGCGAAATTTTTGAATCCTTGCCCGAGGCCGACCGCGAACTGTTACGTAGCGGCCTGCATGTGGGCCTGGCCATGAGCGAATACCGCGATGAATTTCGCCGGGGGGACTTTCTCGTGCGGGGCGTTGTGGGGGCCGATCCCAAAAGCGGCATGATCGCCATCGGGGATGACGCCCGGGTGGGACAAACGATGCAATTTCATGTGCGGGACGCGGAAACCGCCAGCGAAGATTTGCGGGAATTGCTACGGCCCATCGCGCTCTCCGCGGGCAGAAACGCGGGGGCATTGTTGTTTACTTGCAACGGACGGGGACAACGGCTGTTTGCCGAACCGCATCACGACGCGCAGGCCCTGGCGCGGCAGTGGGGAGAGTTGCCCTTGGCTGGTTTTTTTGCCGCCGGAGAGATCGGCCCGGTATGCGGGGGGAATTACCTGCATGGCTATACGGCCAGCGCGGTGTTGTTTGAAGCGTTGGAAGAAGCGTCATTGCAACCAGGGGCAAAATAA
- a CDS encoding glutamate--tRNA ligase family protein yields MMTLPYRGRIAPTPSGDLHLGHGRTFWTAFSRARAAGGTLILRMEDLDQARCRPEYATGAIADLRAIGIDWSEGPDVGGPDGPYTQSERGAWYQRVWQLLQATGTIYPSPHSRRDVAAALSAPHEPEGPAPDDEEPIFPPRLRPVTGTGVECTEPGQVNWRFRVPDGRRIEFVDLCQGATARVAGVDFGDFLVWRKDGFPSYELAVVADDHAMHITEVVRGADLLTSTARQILLYEALGWPTPAWYHCPLVLDERGQRLAKRHAALSLRSLLERGEGDKVWQA; encoded by the coding sequence ATGATGACTCTCCCCTACCGCGGCCGGATCGCCCCCACGCCCAGCGGCGATTTGCACCTGGGTCATGGGCGTACCTTTTGGACTGCGTTTTCCCGCGCGCGGGCAGCCGGGGGGACGCTGATTTTGCGGATGGAAGATCTGGATCAGGCCCGCTGCCGCCCGGAATACGCGACGGGTGCAATCGCCGATTTGCGGGCGATTGGCATCGACTGGTCCGAGGGGCCGGATGTCGGCGGGCCGGATGGCCCTTACACGCAAAGTGAACGGGGAGCGTGGTATCAGCGGGTGTGGCAACTGTTGCAGGCCACGGGGACGATTTATCCCAGTCCGCATTCGCGGCGGGACGTGGCCGCGGCGCTCTCCGCGCCCCATGAACCAGAGGGACCCGCCCCCGACGACGAAGAACCGATTTTTCCCCCCCGTCTGCGGCCTGTAACTGGCACGGGCGTTGAATGCACAGAGCCAGGGCAGGTTAATTGGCGGTTTCGCGTGCCGGACGGACGGCGAATCGAGTTTGTGGATTTATGCCAAGGGGCGACCGCGCGCGTGGCGGGCGTGGATTTTGGAGATTTTCTGGTCTGGCGCAAGGATGGCTTTCCTAGTTATGAACTGGCGGTGGTGGCGGACGATCACGCCATGCATATCACCGAAGTTGTGCGCGGCGCGGATCTCTTGACCAGCACCGCCCGGCAAATCCTGCTGTACGAGGCATTAGGCTGGCCGACTCCGGCATGGTACCACTGCCCCTTGGTCCTGGATGAACGGGGCCAACGCCTGGCAAAGCGGCACGCCGCGCTGTCGCTGCGCAGCTTGCTCGAGCGCGGAGAGGGGGACAAGGTGTGGCAAGCATGA
- a CDS encoding DUF5615 family PIN-like protein translates to MILKFKIVENLPVEVASELKNAGHDAVTVGEQALSGMSDMVIAQVCQLEQRVVVSFDQDFAEIRRFPPKDYSGIIVFRLVRQDKQNCLLNLRKIIPLFETEPLVGKTWIVQESRIRIRG, encoded by the coding sequence ATGATCTTGAAATTCAAAATTGTCGAAAATTTACCCGTGGAAGTTGCCAGCGAACTTAAGAATGCAGGCCATGATGCGGTTACTGTAGGTGAGCAGGCTCTTTCTGGCATGTCAGACATGGTTATCGCACAAGTTTGCCAGCTAGAGCAAAGGGTTGTGGTCTCATTTGATCAAGATTTCGCGGAAATAAGACGTTTTCCACCAAAAGATTATTCAGGAATTATCGTATTCCGACTAGTTCGACAAGATAAGCAGAATTGCTTGTTAAATCTACGTAAAATTATCCCCTTATTTGAGACTGAGCCTTTGGTAGGGAAAACTTGGATTGTGCAAGAATCTCGCATTAGAATTCGTGGTTAA
- a CDS encoding DUF433 domain-containing protein, producing the protein MNWQSHIAFDPAICQGQACIRGTRIPISVILDNLAAGLDQREILQSYPALSSQDLAAALSYAAELAQERIVTLPQGVG; encoded by the coding sequence ATGAATTGGCAGTCGCATATCGCCTTTGATCCCGCAATTTGTCAGGGTCAAGCATGCATACGTGGCACCAGGATCCCAATCAGTGTGATTCTTGACAATTTGGCCGCAGGTTTGGACCAACGGGAAATCCTACAAAGTTATCCGGCTTTATCATCCCAAGATTTGGCGGCGGCGTTGAGTTATGCCGCCGAACTAGCCCAGGAACGTATCGTGACCCTACCGCAGGGTGTGGGATGA
- the trpC gene encoding indole-3-glycerol phosphate synthase TrpC, which yields MDILAEIVAHKRAEVAAARAQTPLVQIQAGLADAPPVRNFFQPLAQPGGIKLIAEVKRASPSAGLIRPDLDPVAIARVYESAGASCLSVLTDARYFQGSLEDLTAVKRGVALPVLRKDFIIDPYQVYEARAAGADAVLLIAECLDDCDLRSLHNLIVDLGMTPLVEIYDAENLQRVFDAGATLIGVNNRNLRTMVTDLGHALRLRPRVPDQCVFVAESGIKTRADVEQLIAARVDAMLVGESLLRQPDLAAAVRGLLESG from the coding sequence ATGGATATTCTTGCGGAAATTGTCGCCCATAAACGCGCCGAAGTCGCCGCCGCGCGCGCCCAAACACCGCTGGTCCAGATCCAAGCTGGGTTGGCCGATGCGCCGCCGGTGCGAAATTTTTTTCAGCCGCTCGCCCAGCCGGGGGGGATCAAGCTAATTGCCGAGGTCAAGCGCGCGAGCCCCTCCGCCGGTTTGATCAGGCCAGACCTGGACCCGGTGGCGATTGCCCGGGTGTATGAGTCCGCGGGGGCGAGCTGCCTGAGCGTGCTGACCGACGCGCGGTACTTTCAGGGGTCGCTGGAGGACCTGACAGCGGTCAAGCGGGGGGTCGCGCTACCCGTGCTGCGCAAGGATTTTATCATTGATCCGTATCAAGTCTACGAAGCCCGCGCGGCGGGAGCCGACGCCGTACTACTGATTGCTGAATGTCTGGACGATTGCGACCTGCGTTCGCTGCACAATCTAATTGTGGATTTGGGGATGACGCCGCTGGTGGAGATTTATGACGCGGAGAATCTGCAGCGGGTCTTTGACGCGGGAGCCACGCTAATCGGCGTCAATAACCGTAATTTGCGAACCATGGTCACCGACCTGGGCCATGCGCTGCGGTTGCGCCCCCGGGTCCCCGACCAATGCGTATTTGTCGCCGAAAGCGGCATCAAGACCCGCGCCGACGTGGAGCAACTGATCGCGGCCCGCGTGGATGCGATGCTGGTCGGCGAGAGCCTGCTCCGCCAGCCGGATCTGGCGGCGGCGGTGCGGGGACTGTTAGAAAGTGGCTAA
- a CDS encoding GNAT family N-acetyltransferase: MHYATDRTLQPAEFIDLLRRSTLAARRPVDDVATITAMLARANLLVTAWEGELLVGVARSLTDFEYCCYLSDLAVDAAYQRLGIGRELIRRTQAQLGPRATLILLSAPAAVDYYPRLGFTAHPSAWTINARKELLSHD; encoded by the coding sequence ATGCACTATGCCACCGATCGCACGTTGCAACCGGCGGAGTTTATTGACCTGTTGCGGCGTTCCACACTGGCGGCGCGGCGGCCCGTGGATGACGTGGCGACGATCACGGCGATGCTCGCCCGGGCCAACTTGCTGGTCACCGCCTGGGAGGGAGAGTTGCTGGTGGGGGTCGCGCGGTCGTTGACTGATTTTGAGTATTGCTGTTATTTGTCGGATTTGGCGGTTGATGCCGCCTATCAGCGGCTGGGAATCGGCCGCGAGCTGATTCGCCGGACCCAGGCGCAATTAGGTCCGCGGGCGACATTAATTCTCTTATCCGCGCCCGCCGCCGTGGATTACTATCCGCGCTTGGGCTTTACCGCGCACCCCTCGGCCTGGACGATCAACGCACGGAAAGAGCTTCTGAGCCATGATTAG
- a CDS encoding DNA-binding transcriptional regulator — translation MDRKNVLLMVETSLYFGREVLRGIAQYLVSLRHWSVSLDLRELMAPPPTWLKDWQGDGIITRSASPEVVRLIQRLGIPAVDLTDIHGDQGLPNIWNNHESIGGMAAAHLLERGFRNFAFCGFGNHLWSRRRRDGFLAAIPQPTSCAVFESDWLGMNALPWDEQQKRLCIWLKKLKSPVGVFAANDLRGQNVLDACRRMDLAVPEEVAVIGVDNDEILCDLCDPPLSSVVLNPRRIGFEAAQMLDQLMTGQTPPLHQVVVEPVGVVTRHSTDVLAIDNADVSAAVRFIREHACRGITVPDLLRHLQVSRSVLERLFRKYLRRSPQQEIRLAQLKRVKELLAETELPLTEIASLTGFRHSEYLSVVFKRDEGKTPGEYRRNIQPRVPAATAEG, via the coding sequence ATGGATCGCAAAAATGTGTTGCTCATGGTGGAAACATCGCTTTATTTTGGGCGGGAAGTCCTGCGCGGGATTGCGCAGTATTTGGTTTCGCTCCGGCATTGGTCGGTATCGCTGGATTTGCGGGAACTGATGGCTCCGCCGCCAACCTGGCTGAAAGATTGGCAGGGGGATGGCATTATTACGCGGTCGGCCTCGCCCGAGGTCGTCCGGCTGATCCAGCGGTTGGGTATTCCCGCCGTCGATTTGACGGATATCCATGGCGACCAGGGCTTGCCGAATATTTGGAACAACCACGAGTCCATTGGCGGCATGGCGGCAGCGCATTTGCTGGAAAGGGGCTTTCGTAATTTTGCGTTCTGCGGGTTTGGGAATCACCTGTGGTCGCGGAGGCGGCGGGACGGCTTTTTGGCGGCCATCCCCCAACCGACCAGTTGCGCCGTCTTTGAATCCGACTGGCTGGGAATGAACGCGCTCCCCTGGGACGAACAACAAAAGCGACTCTGCATCTGGCTAAAAAAGCTCAAAAGCCCCGTGGGTGTCTTTGCCGCCAACGACCTGCGCGGGCAAAACGTGCTTGATGCCTGCCGCAGAATGGATTTGGCCGTGCCAGAGGAAGTGGCGGTCATAGGCGTGGATAATGACGAAATCCTCTGCGATCTGTGCGACCCCCCCCTATCCAGCGTGGTGCTTAACCCGCGCAGGATTGGCTTTGAAGCGGCGCAAATGCTTGATCAACTGATGACGGGCCAGACGCCCCCCCTGCATCAAGTCGTGGTCGAACCGGTGGGCGTGGTGACGCGGCATTCCACCGATGTGTTGGCGATCGACAATGCCGATGTTTCCGCCGCGGTGCGATTTATTCGCGAACATGCCTGCCGGGGGATCACCGTGCCGGATTTGCTGCGGCATCTGCAAGTTTCGCGAAGTGTCTTGGAGCGGCTGTTTCGCAAGTACTTGCGCCGCTCGCCGCAGCAAGAAATCCGCTTGGCGCAGCTCAAGCGGGTCAAGGAACTGCTGGCCGAAACCGAACTGCCCCTGACTGAAATCGCTAGTCTGACCGGCTTTCGCCATAGCGAGTATCTGAGCGTGGTCTTTAAACGGGACGAGGGAAAAACACCGGGAGAATACCGCCGCAACATCCAGCCGCGCGTCCCCGCCGCCACGGCGGAAGGCTAA